DNA from Dioscorea cayenensis subsp. rotundata cultivar TDr96_F1 chromosome 26, TDr96_F1_v2_PseudoChromosome.rev07_lg8_w22 25.fasta, whole genome shotgun sequence:
AACTCCAACGTCCCTTATCCCTCGAGTGTGTCGCAGATCATCGCTCCTTTCGAacttattcactctgatgtttggggtcccgctCCCTTTGTCTCTAAAAGGAGGTCATCgctattatgttctttttatagatGACTACACTCGATTCACTTGGCTTTATCTTATGCCTCACCGTAGCCAATTACTGTCTATTTATCGCTCTTTTTATGCTATGATTCACACCCAGTTCTCTGCCTCTATTAAGAAATTCCGGTCTGACTCTGGCGGTGAGTACACCTCTCACGCCTTTCGTGCCTTCTCGACTTCGAGGCACACCCTGCCTCGCTTATCTTgtcctggggctcatcctcagaatggGGTCGCTGAGCGTAGCATCGTCACGTCTTAGAGGCGACACGTGCTGCTTCTTCTAGGGTGCATTTCTTCCCCTCATTTTTTGGGCGAAAGCATCGACCTGCATTTTATCTCATTAACCTACAACCCTCCTCTTACCTTAATGGTCGTAGTCCAGGTGAGTGTCTTTATGGGACACCTCCTCgttatgatcatcttcgtgtttttggttgtcgctGCTTCGTTTTCTATCACCTCGGGAGAGAACAAAGCTAACTGCCCAGTCTGttacttgtgtttttctaggatatagcctagagcataaaggttatcgttgttatgatccCATCACTCGTCGTATTCGCATCTCCCGTGATGTCACGTTTGATGAGTCCACACCTTTctatgcttctccttcttccactgAGTCCCCATCTCCCTCTGTTTCtttatctttcctttttccTAACCCTTCGATTGAGCATACTCCTCCTATGTCTTCCTCTTCTCCATCATACAACCCTCCCTGCCGAGTTTCTTTTCTCACTCCTCTCTTGACCCCTCTCCTCCTTTATCTCATTGAGTCTCTGCTGTGTCTTCCCTCCctttatctgttgagtctcccTGTAGTATCTTCCCTCCTCCCTTGCTTCCTCTCGCTCACCCACTGCTCGTTTCACATACCACCGTCGAATCTGCGAGAACCTCCATCTCGGTCCGGTCGTCTCGACACCCTCTCCTACTATCGATTCGAGCTCACGAGGTACACTCTCACACTTATTCTTTACGTGATCGCTCTACTTTACATCCCCCTGTCCGTTATGCTTCTACTAGCACCAGTGTTTTCGAGATGTCTTTGAGCGGTACCTCACGGGAAGGCGATTCGATTACAGAGTGGCGATCGCCATGGCGAaggagcttgatgctttgaCTTCGGACTCATACGTGGGATCTCgttcctcttcctcctcatcGCCGTTCCCATCACCCTGTCGTTGGATCTACCGTGTGAAGACTCGTTCGGCGAGGTCTCTGAGCGCTATAAAAGCGGCGTTTGGTTGCTACGTGGCTTTCGGCGAGGGAGTATGGTCGtgattatgaggagacttttgccccGATAGCTCATATGCTGCTTACTGCGCACTTTGATTCTGTCATTGCTGTCATTGCGTGGTTGGGTTCTTCATCGACTGATGTGAAGAGCAGCgtttcttcatggggacttgaaggaggaggtttacatgactcctcctcccGGCCTCGGGTGCCTTGGGATACATGTTTGTCGTCTTCGTCGCGCTCTTTATGGTCTCAACGAGCTCCACGGGCTGGTTTGAGCGAGTTCGATCTGATGGTTGAGGTCGCTGGTTTCACCCTCGAGCATACATGACCCGGCGGTCTTCATTCACTCTTCCTCTCGTGGACagaccattcttcttctatatgtcgATGATATGATCCTTACCGGTGATGACTCTGCTCACATTACCTTTGTGAAGCAGAAGTTATGTGAGACCTTCTTGATGACCGATTTAGGGTCCGCTCGTTACTTTTTGGGTATCGAGATTACTTCTCATCTGATGGGTACCGCCTCTCTCGCTGCGTTATACTCACGACCTACTTGCTCGCTCTGGTTTGGTCGATACCGTATTCTTTGCTACAGCGATGGAGTTACATTTGCAGCTTCGTGCCTCtgatgggattcccttatcTGATCCTTCTCGCTATCGACATCTGGTTGGCAGTTTGGTTTACTTAGCCGTCACCCGTCCAGACATTTCTCATACGATTCACATTCTCGGTCGATTCGTTGCGGCACCCACTACGAttcattatgctcatcttaTTCGGGATACTACGATATCTTCGTGCGTATCGTATCTCGTGGTCATGTTTTACTCACGTCGATCTACTCTTGATTCGCGGGCCTATTCACGATGCTACTTGGGCGATTCTCCCGATGATCGTGTCTCTCATCATTtgattcttgtatttttttcttggctcttctcttgttgtttggaaaaCCAAGAAACAACCTACTATTGCCAAGTCTAGTCTTTGAGGTGAGGTTCGTGCGTTGGCTTCTCACCGTCGGGAGGTACTTTGGGCGCGTTCGATTCTCTGAGGACTTTGGTGTACCTATCACATCTCCCATTCCTATTCACTTTGTGACGATCTGGAGCCCCTTGATTCTCTGCGGATCGATCAAACATGAGGTGACCAAACatattggtgtggatgcacacttcagCACGATGCCATGTACGCGTGCCGGGGCTGtatcacttcactatcttcCCTCTAGAGGTCCGGGTGGGCTGATTTTTTTCACCAAGGCCCGACGACGTGATCACCATCTATTCAtagttatccaaactcaagacgcatgatccgccttgagtttgagggggggtgttagatgtattatagtattgtatatatatggatatacgtatatgtatacttatgtgttctatatgtagacccaaagggtcactcatgtaTGTTGTTCAATGTATGAGGACTTTGATCCATTCTTCATCAATCTCTTCTAACAAGATAATCCAAAAAGAAGTCTTTCCTGAGAAATGGCTCCAAATCTTTGGACATGCGACCAAAGAGTGAACGAGAAATTTGAGTCAATCGCTTGTTTTCTAGGTCTATTTAGCGCCATTTGCACCAAAtattttatctattgaaaataTAGAtagaggtttttctttttttacttgatgAGATGGGTAGATGTGTTGAGGTATTAATTTCatacatatttatttagataCTTAAATGATCAAGTTCCTTACATGAATTTTggggtagttttttttttttttggaataatagGTGACAAGCGCccgtttttttatgaatataaacaatactTTACAATACTGGAGTCCGGATGTATAGTATATGTACAATATAAGAATCTCTGGTAAACAGTGTATGACAGTACAGGAAACATCACTGTCATAGGAGGGATTTGAATCCATAACTTCCCTTTTtacactttggtgtcataccattgggctatccaaggATTGACGAATTCTGGGGTAGTTGGAGAGTACGACTATCCcaatcttttaaatatattagggATCTCCTGTTTAGAGCTATTACttgaaatatttgatttgaaagaaattgcttgtattttttatgataatttttttaattgtcctattataataattaagattatttatttgaagGATAGTTGCAAAGAAGGCCATATTGGAAGACTCAACTGTGGTGGCAAAATGCAGTTTAGAGTTCTTTAATCATCATCCAGTTGTAGGCGATTAAAAAAGTATGATGTAACATCAGAGAACAACTTCTTATTAGGCTATTCCTAGTTCTAATTAACATGGAGACAGATAGGAGTGTTTTTTCGTGCTCTTTTATGTTAGTCATTTAATATCCTTTCGTGCATGTCGTTCTACAATTCTCACTTCTAgtggattattttattttgttagttaTGCCATTGttgtactcttttttttttttcataaattatggtttatttatttatttattattatttttttaatccacacATGTGCACATTAGATATATTTTGTCcatattacataattttttttgggacaTACCCATTCAAAGtctataatcatataaaaaattttcaaaatttcatgtcatgtaaattttttatcaaCATTGGCCAAGAGGTTGTTGCTCTCCTgctgtttttattattattatttatttctatttgtttgttttcatgtaaattttttttatcatgtcatgtcatgtaaaattttttttgtcatgtcatGTAAATTTCATGTCATGTCATATAAAATTCCATgtcatgtaaattttttttgtcatgtaaATTTCTATTTATCAACAGTGGAAGGAATCATGTTTGTTTTCTCCTCATTTACTAcctgtttttcttctttaacatagttgtcatttatttattttttaattcttattgtaatgcgttttatttaaatattcattgtatcatttttttaattatttttataacacaTAATGGTTAAGTTATTTTAAATGAGAAGTCATTAGTATTCTAGTGGTGAGTGAtaacccataaaaaaaaaagttacacaAGACAATGAGAGTTCGAAACTTACTATGCCATTACTTTACACATTACTATAAATTAAGGCccaatattatttattgatgttggtataaattttttttaaaaaaaaaaacttgaatttacatcttctaataaaaaattaagctattataattaatataccTTCATGTTTACATGTCATGTTGACTGAGtttgttattttgaaaaaaataaataaataaataaataagaccaACATCACCAGTGGATTTGAATTAAACATTTGAGAGGGGTTTATTTGTGAATTAAACACACAAGCCGGTGCATTCAGTTGCGTGCATATtgataattattgattaaaaaaggaTAAGATGACAAAGAGATGTATGtttctttggagaagaagaggtcCAGGACACGTGGCACCAGAACAAATGGGAATTGGCTGATGCattgagaaaattttatttatttatataaagaaaGCTGTTAGCCGAAATTTGACCGTCCATCCCATGAAGGAATAGAAAACAACTCACTGGTTTTATCACTGACTTTCTGGTTTCAGTGTTTATATCTAGAATTCTTTCAGAATATTAGCaaaattttaaatccaaatatttgtttttttattggaagatatgcATAATtatgtgtttggtttgcataATTATCAGTGATTGTTTCAGGAAAATATAAGGTAGAATAAATTACTCACAAGTATTCATTTCAAAGCTAAAACTGAAGTCTTTATATCAACCATAGTTTCAATACAAGATAATCAGTGATCCAATTCACTACTCATGACTTTACCTGGTTCTTATTTGATACACTTTATTGTACGAAATTGAGTGAAGAATCATATGAAACAAATCATACTTCACAGGCTTGTTATGACAAAGAAAATGCTTTTGCACCTTCCTCACTCCCAATTGCAATGCATTGTACTTCTCTTCAGAAATTAACAGCAGTATCTCCTTAAGTCGAGGTACATCTTTCTCCGGTATGATAACCGAAAATGCCTCCCAATTAAACACTTCGAAAAAAGGCGGCACGTAGTTATCAGATATGATCACTGGCACACATGCGTAAAAGATTGACTCTATAACTCGAGGACTATTTACTTCGTAACCTCTCGGGCAAATGCAGTACTTGGTTGACTTCATAAACTGTCGATAATTCATGTTTCTTTTGATGCTAGATGGTAAGGGGCCGAAAATTTTCATGTCCTTATCTTTGTTCTCCCAATGCTGCAGTAAAATTGGCCGGAGAGTACCGTGCATGCTACCGGCATAAAATGCAAGAATTGTCCTCTCGTTAGCAGGCTTACCACCAATGTCTTTAAGAGTGTTTCTCGCAGATCGAACATAAGTTTCAGGGAGTGATACATCTTTTCCTAAGCGAAAACCAAAATGCAAATCAGCCACACAAAGTGCTCTGATTGCACGAGCCATTGCGTGTCTGGTCTCATAAGGTGCCTGCAGAAATGCAGATGTAGAGAATTTAAAGAAGATCAAGATATATCTGATTATGGAGTAatacgaaaaaaaaataagtaccCAGTCATGACAAGCAACAATGAAATGGTCTCCACCACCAGTTCGATTCCAGAAAGGATATTTTGCTGCGATTGTGTTGACATGATCCTGCAGAAACAGCTCAAGATTTTGTTAGTAAAAATcgatctaatcaaattagggttaaaaaaaaaaagttctaatcaaattaggactatcaattacaatcaattgatatttaatcaacaattgattaattatcaaggatcgatcacatgaacacatgaatatatgtgaAAGATCGAGGGTTACCTCACGGAGATTTTCACAAACGCAAAAATCCTCCAACGCACTACACGCAATGTTCTCGAACTTTTCACCCTTGATCCGTAAGAAGTGATGGCTACTTTTGCTCCAAGCAACTATtgttaatattagggtttttgtcgTAGCCGTCTTTTGATGgcaatcacaaatcaaataaaattaattcataaagaaaccctaatctcatatcacatatttatagggAGTAAATATATTCGGATAAGGTTAGAACATGTAGCGTGAATCCCGCTTTGGGATCACTACATCTTTAGCAAAATTAGTCCATACTAATTTTGATAATCACAATCAtgtccatcaacaaattgcaatttaatccaaagattagagatattcatatgtgagaccccaatataatattttacatattagtccctctatcaataaatattccatataagtgGGATAATTAGACCACCAATGACACTGTCGATCTCCACTTACATGTGTGTTTCTTTACACTATTggacataaaacaatttaaagaaaaaaaaatatatatatatatatatattatataataaaatactttcaaaaaataaCCGGCAGGATTTTTAtccaacacataagaaacacaatctaGAATATTCTCTCCTACATAGAGTGATAGATCTCATCTTGGATGACTACAAACCTTCagtgtatttattatataacccaACGTGTCCAGATATAGCCCTGTAATTAGCATCACCCTGTTGACACTATCAAAGtcatataatttatacataagatttaataacatcCTCAAGTAATAAGGACTTTCCGTAATGTAATAACTCTTTTGTTCTATGACGAGTGTTTGGTCTAAGAGTTCGTATAGTTCAGCTCAATATTTGTCATTCTACAAATATCCACAATGTTACTAAGAGTCTCCACTCTGAGTGATCGAGACATACCACTCTATCACACATAGTAGTACAACATGCtgacaaccaataatgaatacaaaaatcatatttttatctcATGGGTTGTGAACTATTTTTGGGTTGCAAGGAACATAGATAATCATGTCTCACTttaatgatctctatcattaatttgaaatctatacaatgcaagcccataataatatatcatcaaacatgaataatacaatacccataattatgcatgcaatgaaataaaactattttattattaaacaataactaaaattggctttgtagggcatactaGTTTTTCAGATTTGTCCGATTATGAGAGTTGCGCACATACAATGCGAATTGCAGCAGACGAGAACTGAAAGGAATGTAAAACATGTTGGCCTTCCTTGGATCACTCACAACAAATTGCTTGTTACCTTCCATCAACTTCATGAACCAACCTTCTGAAGCATACAATCCTTTGAGCAATGGCTGATGAAATATTGGCTTTTGTCCTTCcttataaacataaatcttcaGTGTCTTCTCCATTAGCTCATAGCTCCTATAGTGCTAGTTTGCATTAGTTTCTAGGTAAGAGATTCTACAATCTCTTGTATGTCTCATAGatatttgttcattttaatgaaaattagaAGAGCATACCTCTTAAACATGGAAATGTTCCGAAATGCTGGTGCATAAAGTTCTCCAGCATTCTTCACAATAGGAGCATTCTCAATCTCTGCTTTCATTGCTAATATTTTCTTGTCGTGTGGCGATGACCATCGAGGTCTCTACAAAGTGATACCAAAACATCAAAgaacaattataaataatttccaAACATCTTCATAAAATAACAAAGAACTAAAGAACCAATGTAGCACAAACCATAGCATGATAAGCAGCCCTGTTTCTGACCAGTAATCGGTTCATTTCCGATATGCACACTGGAGGTAATGCGcgcaacttcttcttcttcttcattacgGATGCAATTTTACTTGTTTCACCATTTGAATAAATGGCCAAACTTTCATTCTTCGCAAGCCATGAGAAATTGGTTTTAGGCATTCCTAAATCCAAACTATGAACTTCAACTTGCTTCAATGTCAATGCTGACAAGCCAATCTCATTCATTTCCTTAACCCCAAAATCAATCTCACTTTCAACAGACCTTTCAGAAATTTTCAACCCCTTGTTAACTACTAACCGGTTTGTTAAGTTCACTGTGTCACTTAAAAGAGAGAACTTTCCAACCCAAGTGATGGATTTAGGGATTTCACTGGTTGGTAACTGATGAGAAAAATCATTTCTAGAAGGGATTCTAAGAGTCTGCAGAACTATGACCATTGAGGCCATGAACCCCATCATCAAAACCATCCTTTTGTGATGCTCCATTGCACACAAGATTAAGAACAAGGGAGAAGAAGTTCactaatcaaatcaaaataaacaactgTTCAGAAATGTACCTTCAGAGTTCTAACAGCAAACCATACTttgcattgttcttcttctctgaGCTTGATTCTGAAACATTCACAGAAATTACAAGTACCAAGCAATTTGCTTTATGAATtgcaaacaaggaaaaaaagttCAACTGTTTCAGGGAAGATTTTCAAACTTTGTACTGTTGTGTGTTTAAGTGGATTCATTAATAACAGTGTAGTGTGGAACTGCAGAGTTAGatgagttgtttttttcttaatattctGTTTGTTTGGTAGCATGTCATTTGTGCCTTAAACATGATTGAACATTTCTCTTATCTTAATTGAAACTGTAAATAACTGTTCTGATTAATCCTTTTAACTGCAAATAAACTCCAATGAATGTACTGAAGAATATACAGTTGAAAGAAGATGAGTTGCACTTGCCTTGTCCTACCCTTGCACTTTCTTACTGGTATAACTCAAACAGCAAGCAGATCATGAATCTTGGTTCATGTTCATCAGTTCATGTCCTCCTTGTTCTGAAAACTCTAATGAAAGCTCTTCCTAATGTATGTACACagactagtttttatttgaagtgaaaaggttttatttttttattttttaattttttagtgtTTAGATTCCTTGtctgttctttcttttattttttgagtacTGTGATGTACTGaagtttttttaacttattgtaATGGATTAGCTTCATAGTTCATTCCACTTGCAAATTTTCTTAtcataaaagcataaaaaaccCTTTCACTTCTAATATAActtaatgaatattttaatgatttttaatccaaaaaaacCTACATGGTTACTGCTTACCAGAGAACAGCCAAAAGCAGCAAAAGAGTCTCATTGTGAGGTCTCATTTTGGGGTCTCATTGtcaaaattcacacaaaattgttattttttttaaaaaacaccctgattaatgtaaatatcaaaaagctCAGACTTTCTCCCTCTCGCGCCTTCGCTTCACATCATCGAAGAGATAAACCTCCCGTGTCCCTCGCTTTCGCCTCGCCGGAGATTCCAAGATATTCGCCGGAATATTCTCTCCATGGCCCTTAAGGCCTTAAACCCCTTCcccctcttctcctcctcctttctCTCCCCCTCTGGCCGGCCCGCCACCGAGCTCCGGTTCTCCCGCTGGAACAACGCCAATGCCGAGCCCTTCATCCGCCGCCGGCGCGAACAGCAAGAGATTGAGGCCGACCtacgtctccaccgccggcatCACTCCGCCGCCCTCATCGCCTCCGATGAGCCCGACCACGATCCTGACTCCGACCGAGCCTACGCTTGCGCTCCCTCCCCGCCTTTTAAGTCCATCGGCACTCCCTCCTCGCCTTCTTCCCCCTCAATCCCGGGCAGGGCTTCCAAGTACTCGAAACCCCCTGAAAACCCTAGAAATGCTGGCTCACATCCCGCTTTTCGCAGGGTTTTTCGGGCTAGGGTTCCTCAAGTCTCTGAAGAGCAGCAGGCTGGGATCGTGGTTGGGGATCGCGGGATTGCGTATCGGATCAAAGATGCCCCTTTTGAGTTTCAGTATAGTTATACGGAGACCCCAAAGGTGAAACCTTTAGCGCTGAGAGAGGCGCCCTATTTGCCGTTCGGACCTGGTACCATGCCCCGGCCGTGGACGGGGCGGGCGCCGACGCCGGAGAGTAGGAAGAAGAGGCCAGAGTTTGACTCTTTCAAACCACCACCTCCTGGGAAGAAGGGAGTGAAGCCAGTGCAGGCACCGGGGCCTTACCTTGCAGGGTCGGGTCCCAAGTATAAGGCAATGACGAGGGAGGAGATCTTGGGTGAGCCATTGACGAATGAGGAAGTGAAGGATTTGATTAAGTCCACCTTGAAGACTACCAGGCAGTTGAATATGGGTTAGTTTCTTTCTTGAAGATATCTCTTTGCCTTTTATTCTAATTTGGAATGCATTGCTAGTTATTACTGTGACTTGTATATTTGAAAGGTGAAGTTTGCCAAGGAAGGAAATGCTTTAATCTGCGGTATGAATGTCAATTTGTTTGATAGAATTCTGTGACATTGAGAAAGTAGTTATTGTAAGTGTTGTGCATTTTCTTATTGATCAACATTTatgattggatttttttatcaaatgaaTTTCATGtgcaatttttatgtttatcgAATCTTATACATCCTTTTACTTTTCTCAAGGTTATCTGAAACGTAAGATGCGAACTTAGTAATATGCAGGCCAGGCCAGAACAGCAGTTTTAGAAGCAGACTTAGGTGCTGTAACCTGGTTGAAGCTTTTTGTATTTCAAATGCTTAGGATTTGACAATCTGGAAGTTCACAAATTCTGCCTTTCTTTTTCTAAACTTGATTGTTGTTGTAGAATGTTATTTAGTGTGAAATTTCTCTAAAGCAAGTGAATATTTGTTAGAAATGACTCGTAGTtggttatattatttatattaattaactgTCTACTGTACTAAAGTTAACATGCAACTTTTGAACTCATAGAATCTATCATCAATGATTTTCACTTGTTAGTTTACATAGATCCTTGCTTCTCCAACTTTTGTTATGTTGATGGTTTAGATTCTGTGACTTTCATCATGCTCATTGCTAATTACTGCTGCATTTTCATATTCTGATAACTCTATTATTACTTTCAGGACGTGATGGTTTAACTCACAACATGTTGGATAATATACATGCTCACTGGAAACGACGGAGAGTATGCAAAATAAAGTGTAAAGGAGTTTGTACGGTTGACATGGATAACATCCGGCAACAATTGGAGGTTAGGTTTtctctttaaattttatgtGCAGGCAAATAATTTCTCTACACTGGTCAGATCAAATCCACCTCATGGACGTTCAACTTCTGGtctttaataattttgttctttGATAGCAAAAAACTGGAGGGAAGATCATTTACAGCAGAGGAGGAGTGATCTTCTTGTTTCGTGGTCGAAACTACAATTATAGGACACGCCCCAGGTATCCAATCATGCTATGGAAACCTGTGACACCAGTATATCCACGGTTGATCCAACGGGCTCCTGAGGGACTAACCCTGGAAGAAGCAAGTGAAATGCGCAAGAGAGGACGTAAATTAGTCCCAATATGCAAGCTTGGTATTCAATTCTTCCTTTCATTTATTAGGACATCTTCTCCTAGTTTCTACCTTGTGTTAATATTATaactttcattaatttttattggtcTAAGTTTCCTCGGTCcatattatattacttgttaaaGAGTGCTTAGTTGAAGGAAAGCTAAtgttttttcatcatttgcTTAAACAGCGAAAAATGGTATGTACTCTGGCCTGGTCAAAAACGTACAAGAAGCATTTGAAGCTTGTGAGTTGGCCCGGATTGACTGCACAGGACTGAACAAAAGTGACTACAAGAAAATAGGTGCCAAGCTCAGGGTTAGTGCAGTTGTTTCGCCTCATTCTCTTCAATTCTTGGATATGTTTTGTGAAATTCCTGAGCTTGATTTTCAGGATCTAGTACCATGTGTCCTAATTTCATATGAATATGAGCATATACTCATGTGGAGAGGGAAAGATTGGAAATCTTCTCTGCCCCCTCTGGAAGGTGATGACAATGAGGCTGTAGAATGTATTTCTAATGATTCAACCACAGCGCCCAGTGCAACCAAACTTTTATTGAATCATCAGAGTTCTATTGATTTATCTGAAGGGAAGAGTGTAGAAGAGAAGCATGATCTTGAGATACATACTGATTCCATTACGCAAAGTGAAAATGTCTCCACACAAAATAATGTTGCTTTCAATTTGGAAACAAGCAGTGACTCTCAAGATGGTATGGGCAGTGACTCACAAGATGGTGCATTACCTGGTTCAACCAAAACCAATGAATCTGCTTCTGATTCCATGGTTATAATTCATCAAGACATACCTGATTTAGATGGTGAGAAAAGCTTAGTTGTTGATCCACACCTTAAAGTACATTGTCAAGACATTTCTCAAATCCAAGGTTCAGTGTTCAACAAAAGTGACAACTCATCTTTTACTGTAAGAAATGCGGGTGAAAGCAGCTCACTTGAGGTGCACTCATcacttgatgtaccttgtcaaGGCATTCTTCCATCTCTTGTTGCAGGAGAAGGCCGACAGCAAGCAGACTCCAATGGACTTTATCCTTTGAATACAACCAATGAAGCTGGCATTGGAGCTGatgatatttctttttcttgctctCTGGCTGTGGAGGGTGTGgtgaatgaaaatttaaaacaccAGGACACCGTTNNNNNNNNNNNNNNNNNNNNNNNNNNNNNNNNNNNNNNNNNNNNNNNNNNNNNNNNNNNNNNNNNNNNNNNNNNNNNNNNNNNNNNNNNNNNNNNNNNNNNNNNNNNNNNNNNNNNNNNNNNNNNNNNNNNNNNNNNNNNNNNNNNNNNNNNNNNNNNNNNNNNNNNNNNNNNNNNNNNNNNNNNNNNNNNNNNNNNNNNNNNNNNNNNNNNNNNNNNNNNNNNNNNNNNNNNNNNNNNNNNNNNNNNNNNNNNNNNNNNNNNNNNNNNNNNNNNNNNNNNNNNNNNNNNNNNNNNNNNNNNNNNNNNNNNNNNNNNNNNNNNNNNNNNNNNNNNNNNNNNNNNNNNNNNNNNNNNNNNNNNNNNNNNNNNNNNNNNNNNNNNNNNNNNNNNNNNNNNNNNNNNNNNNNNNNNNNNNNNNNNNNNNNNNNNNNNNNNNNNNNNNNNNNNNNNNNNNNNNNNNNNNNNNNNNNNNNNNNNNNNNNNNNNNN
Protein-coding regions in this window:
- the LOC120253196 gene encoding probable glycosyltransferase At5g03795, whose product is MPKTNFSWLAKNESLAIYSNGETSKIASVMKKKKKLRALPPVCISEMNRLLVRNRAAYHAMRPRWSSPHDKKILAMKAEIENAPIVKNAGELYAPAFRNISMFKRSYELMEKTLKIYVYKEGQKPIFHQPLLKGLYASEGWFMKLMEGNKQFVVSDPRKANMFYIPFSSRLLQFALYVRNSHNRTNLKNYLQDHVNTIAAKYPFWNRTGGGDHFIVACHDWAPYETRHAMARAIRALCVADLHFGFRLGKDVSLPETYVRSARNTLKDIGGKPANERTILAFYAGSMHGTLRPILLQHWENKDKDMKIFGPLPSSIKRNMNYRQFMKSTKYCICPRGYEVNSPRVIESIFYACVPVIISDNYVPPFFEVFNWEAFSVIIPEKDVPRLKEILLLISEEKYNALQLGVRKVQKHFLCHNKPVKYDLFHMILHSISYNKVYQIRTR
- the LOC120253197 gene encoding CRS2-associated factor 1, chloroplastic gives rise to the protein MALKALNPFPLFSSSFLSPSGRPATELRFSRWNNANAEPFIRRRREQQEIEADLRLHRRHHSAALIASDEPDHDPDSDRAYACAPSPPFKSIGTPSSPSSPSIPGRASKYSKPPENPRNAGSHPAFRRVFRARVPQVSEEQQAGIVVGDRGIAYRIKDAPFEFQYSYTETPKVKPLALREAPYLPFGPGTMPRPWTGRAPTPESRKKRPEFDSFKPPPPGKKGVKPVQAPGPYLAGSGPKYKAMTREEILGEPLTNEEVKDLIKSTLKTTRQLNMGRDGLTHNMLDNIHAHWKRRRVCKIKCKGVCTVDMDNIRQQLEQKTGGKIIYSRGGVIFLFRGRNYNYRTRPRYPIMLWKPVTPVYPRLIQRAPEGLTLEEASEMRKRGRKLVPICKLAKNGMYSGLVKNVQEAFEACELARIDCTGLNKSDYKKIGAKLRDLVPCVLISYEYEHILMWRGKDWKSSLPPLEGDDNEAVECISNDSTTAPSATKLLLNHQSSIDLSEGKSVEEKHDLEIHTDSITQSENVSTQNNVAFNLETSSDSQDGMGSDSQDGALPGSTKTNESASDSMVIIHQDIPDLDGEKSLVVDPHLKVHCQDISQIQGSVFNKSDNSSFTVRNAGESSSLEVHSSLDVPCQGILPSLVAGEGRQQADSNGLYPLNTTNEAGIGADDISFSCSLAVEGVVNENLKHQDTV